The Acidimicrobiales bacterium genome includes a window with the following:
- a CDS encoding holo-ACP synthase, with the protein MTAPAGGPEVQGVRGIGVDAVDVGRFRRVLERRPALVTRLFTESEQAYARRARDPGARLAARFAAKEAVLKALGVGIGAAAFREVEVVRGPEGEPRVQLWGRAASLAAGRGVDGWHVSLTHTDALAVASVVAVGGGGPGS; encoded by the coding sequence GTGACGGCCCCGGCCGGCGGCCCCGAGGTGCAGGGCGTCCGCGGGATCGGTGTCGACGCCGTCGACGTGGGCCGGTTCCGGCGCGTGCTCGAGCGCAGGCCCGCGCTCGTCACGCGCCTGTTCACCGAGTCGGAGCAGGCCTACGCCCGCCGTGCGCGCGACCCCGGGGCGCGCTTGGCGGCGCGCTTCGCCGCCAAGGAGGCCGTCTTGAAGGCGCTCGGCGTGGGCATCGGGGCCGCCGCCTTCCGCGAGGTCGAGGTGGTGCGCGGCCCCGAGGGCGAGCCCCGGGTGCAGCTGTGGGGACGGGCCGCCTCACTGGCGGCCGGCCGGGGCGTGGACGGGTGGCACGTGTCGCTGACCCACACCGACGCGCTGGCGGTGGCGAGCGTGGTGGCCGTCGGCGGCGGGGGGCCCGGCTCGTGA
- the glmS gene encoding glutamine--fructose-6-phosphate transaminase (isomerizing) codes for MCGIIGATGGGDVLEVLLEGLARLEYRGYDSAGVALQSEGNLWRARAATGTRSLEDLRKVVEDGPGNVSAGIGHTRWATHGHPTEANAHPLLDCTGAVAVVHNGIIENWRELAARLRGDGHTLVSDTDTEVLAHLIEDERSGGASLAEAVRSTLRQVRGAFALAAVCAGEPGTIVAGRRVSPLIIGMGDGDTAVGLLASDVPALLGRTSRFWVLDDDQIVELRPGSMRVTTLAGKEVEPKELHVDWDLEAAEKGGYPDFMGKEIHEQPRAVADTLLGRLTPEGTLGLDELRITDDELRQIDKVFVVACGSSYHAGMVAKYAIEHWTRLPTEIDIASEFRYRDPVLDERTLVVGVSQSGETIDTLQAMREARQGEAKVMVISNVVDSSMAREADGVMYTRAGPEVGVAATKTHLTQVAALELLALYLAQLRETLAPADVRTLFADLARLPDLIERVLSPERVDQVAAVAQLFTETRDFFFLGRHVGYPVALEGALKLKEISYVRAEGYPAGELKHGPIALIEPGTVVVGVATRTELWEKMMGNVAEVRARGATVVLVANEGDEDTAAQADEVLWVPRTHPLFAPILDVVPLQLFAYDIARLRGHDVDRPRNLAKTVTVE; via the coding sequence ATGTGCGGCATCATCGGTGCCACCGGCGGTGGCGACGTCCTGGAGGTCCTCCTGGAGGGCCTCGCCCGGCTCGAGTACCGGGGGTACGACTCGGCCGGGGTCGCCCTGCAGTCGGAGGGCAACCTGTGGCGGGCCCGGGCGGCCACGGGCACGCGCTCGCTCGAGGACCTGCGCAAGGTGGTGGAGGACGGCCCGGGCAACGTGTCGGCCGGCATCGGCCACACCCGCTGGGCCACGCACGGGCACCCCACGGAGGCCAACGCCCACCCCTTGCTCGACTGCACAGGCGCGGTGGCGGTGGTCCACAACGGCATCATCGAGAACTGGCGGGAGCTGGCGGCCCGGCTGCGCGGCGACGGCCACACCCTGGTGTCGGACACCGACACCGAGGTCCTCGCCCACCTGATCGAGGACGAGCGGTCCGGTGGCGCCTCGCTGGCCGAGGCCGTCCGGTCCACACTGCGCCAGGTGCGCGGCGCCTTCGCCCTGGCGGCGGTGTGCGCGGGCGAGCCCGGCACGATCGTCGCCGGCCGGCGCGTGTCGCCGCTCATCATCGGCATGGGCGACGGCGACACCGCCGTGGGACTGCTCGCCTCCGACGTTCCCGCGCTGCTCGGTCGGACCAGCCGCTTCTGGGTGCTCGACGACGACCAGATCGTGGAGCTGCGCCCGGGCTCGATGCGCGTGACCACGCTGGCCGGCAAGGAGGTGGAGCCCAAGGAGCTCCACGTGGACTGGGACCTCGAGGCCGCCGAGAAGGGCGGCTACCCCGACTTCATGGGCAAGGAGATCCACGAGCAGCCCCGGGCCGTCGCCGACACGCTGCTCGGGCGGCTCACGCCTGAGGGGACCCTCGGGCTCGACGAGCTGCGCATCACCGACGACGAACTGCGCCAGATCGACAAGGTCTTCGTCGTGGCCTGCGGGTCGAGCTACCACGCCGGCATGGTGGCCAAGTACGCCATCGAGCACTGGACCCGCCTCCCCACCGAGATCGACATCGCCTCGGAGTTCCGGTACCGCGACCCCGTGCTCGACGAGCGCACGCTCGTGGTGGGGGTGAGCCAGTCGGGCGAGACGATCGACACGCTCCAGGCCATGCGCGAGGCGCGTCAGGGCGAGGCCAAGGTCATGGTGATCTCGAACGTCGTCGACTCGTCGATGGCGCGCGAGGCCGACGGGGTGATGTACACACGCGCCGGGCCCGAGGTCGGGGTGGCGGCCACCAAGACGCACCTCACGCAGGTGGCCGCGCTCGAGCTGCTGGCCCTCTACCTGGCGCAGCTGCGCGAGACCCTCGCCCCCGCGGACGTGCGCACCTTGTTCGCCGACCTCGCCCGGCTGCCCGACCTCATCGAGCGCGTGCTGTCGCCCGAGCGGGTGGACCAGGTGGCGGCCGTGGCGCAGCTGTTCACCGAGACGCGCGACTTCTTCTTCCTCGGCCGCCACGTCGGGTACCCCGTCGCCCTCGAGGGCGCGCTCAAGTTGAAGGAGATCTCCTACGTCCGAGCCGAGGGCTACCCCGCAGGCGAGCTCAAGCACGGCCCGATCGCGCTGATCGAGCCGGGCACCGTGGTGGTGGGGGTGGCCACGCGCACGGAGCTGTGGGAGAAGATGATGGGGAACGTGGCCGAGGTGCGCGCCCGCGGCGCCACCGTGGTCCTGGTGGCCAACGAGGGGGACGAGGACACCGCCGCCCAGGCCGACGAGGTGCTGTGGGTGCCGAGGACGCACCCGCTGTTCGCACCCATCCTCGACGTCGTGCCGCTCCAGCTGTTCGCGTACGACATCGCGCGGTTGCGCGGCCACGACGTCGACCGGCCCCGCAACCTGGCCAAGACCGTCACGGTGGAGTGA